The Henckelia pumila isolate YLH828 chromosome 2, ASM3356847v2, whole genome shotgun sequence genome includes a window with the following:
- the LOC140882607 gene encoding RNA pseudouridine synthase 3, mitochondrial isoform X1: protein MLKKLLNHHSLLPVRYIHGSKIHSSPPTSAQALIRRSDNVSHLCRQKEDSKPPQLIYLPPFPGHPLPGRKSNSATYVTAISWLKYYFDDIHPHVIQTFFNRGLVHMECLDSSHSSGCCVRQAMLAKKVRHNEVMEVGARISVPVSIAESQISKRFDVIPSGTLYPNADEIDYLQRIVKYKDSAVLVLNKPPKLPVKGNLPVHNSMDALAAAALSYDYDEGPKLVHRLDRESSGLLLFGRTKESIFYLQQLFNGVRNADSMFKVLNCSNKTVYQRYWALVIGSPKQPEGLICAPLTKVLVDDGETDRVILAHNSGLEASQEAITEYRVLGPMINGCSWIELCPRTSCRHQFFLQLRVHCAEALGTPIVGDYRYGWFVHRRWKQMPRVDFEPNTGEPYRLKRPEGLDVQRGSVLSKVPLLHLHCREMVLPNIAKLINLNKQKFRKSVANSEQDSKPDILRIVAPMPSHMKISWNLMSSYLV, encoded by the exons ATGCTCAAGAAACTCCTGAATCACCATAGCCTCTTGCCGGTTCGGTACATTCATGGGTCAAAGATCCATTCCTCACCACCGACTTCTGCCCAGGCCTTAATCAGAAGGTCGGATAATGTATCACATTTGTGCCGCCAAAAAGAAGATTCAAAGCCTCCGCAACTGATATATTTGCCTCCATTCCCAGGGCACCCTCTGCCGGGAAGAAAATCAAACTCGGCTACGTATGTCACAGCCATCAGCTGGCTAAAATATTACTTTGATGATATTCATCCACATGTCATCCAAACCTTTTTCAATCGGGGCCTT GTTCATATGGAATGTCTTGATTCAAGCCACTCATCAGGATGCTGCGTAAGGCAAGCAATGCTCGCAAAGAAG GTTAGACATAATGAGGTCATGGAGGTCGGTGCTAGAATTTCGGTGCCTGTTTCAATCGCTGAAAGTCAAATTTCCAAGAGATTTGATGTTATTCCGAGCGGGACATTGTATCCAAATGCTGATGAGATTGACTACTTGCAAAGAATTGTGAAGTACAAG GACTCTGCTGTGTTAGTGTTAAACAAACCTCCTAAACTGCCAGTAAAG GGAAACCTGCCTGTTCATAACAGCATGGATGCTTTGGCAGCTGCAGCATTGTCATATGATTATGATGAGGGCCCGAAGTTG GTGCATCGTCTTGACAGGGAAAGTAGCGGCCTCCTGCTTTTTGGAAGAACAAAGGAGAGCATTTTCTATCTTCAACAGTTGTTCAATGGTGTTCGAAATGCAGACTCCATGTTTAAG GTTTTGAACTGTTCTAATAAGACAGTCTATCAGAGATATTGGGCATTGGTCATAGGTTCCCCGAAGCAACCAGAAGGCTTAATTTGTGCCCCGCTGACAAAG GTACTTGTAGATGATGGAGAAACTGACAGGGTTATTCTGGCTCATAACTCTGGTTTAGAAGCTTCCCAAGAGGCGATAACTGAATATCGTGTGCTTGGTCCCATGATCAATGGATGCTCTTGGATTGAGTTGTGCCCACGTACAAGCTGCAGACATCAG TTCTTTTTGCAGCTTCGAGTGCACTGTGCTGAGGCTCTTGGTACTCCCATAGTTGGTGACTACAGGTATGGTTGGTTCGTTCACAGAAGATGGAAGCAAATGCCCAGAGTTGATTTCGAACCGAACACTGGAGAACCTTACAGATTGAAGCGGCCTGAAGGTCTGGATGTTCAAAGAGGCAGTGTCTTATCAAAAGTTCCCCTTCTGCATTTGCATTGCAGGGAAATGGTGCTACCTAACATTGCAAAGTTAATCAATCTTAACAAGCAAAAATTCAGAAAATCTGTTGCAAACTCTGAGCAAGATTCAAAACCAGATATCCTGCGTATCGTGGCGCCAATGCCTTCTCATATGAAAATTAGTTGGAATCTAATGTCCTCCTATTTGGTTTAG
- the LOC140882607 gene encoding RNA pseudouridine synthase 3, mitochondrial isoform X2, with protein sequence MLKKLLNHHSLLPVRYIHGSKIHSSPPTSAQALIRRSDNVSHLCRQKEDSKPPQLIYLPPFPGHPLPGRKSNSATYVTAISWLKYYFDDIHPHVIQTFFNRGLVHMECLDSSHSSGCCVRQAMLAKKVRHNEVMEVGARISVPVSIAESQISKRFDVIPSGTLYPNADEIDYLQRIVKYKDSAVLVLNKPPKLPVKGNLPVHNSMDALAAAALSYDYDEGPKLVHRLDRESSGLLLFGRTKESIFYLQQLFNGVRNADSMFKVLNCSNKTVYQRYWALVIGSPKQPEGLICAPLTKVLVDDGETDRVILAHNSGLEASQEAITEYRVLGPMINGCSWIELCPRTSCRHQLRVHCAEALGTPIVGDYRYGWFVHRRWKQMPRVDFEPNTGEPYRLKRPEGLDVQRGSVLSKVPLLHLHCREMVLPNIAKLINLNKQKFRKSVANSEQDSKPDILRIVAPMPSHMKISWNLMSSYLV encoded by the exons ATGCTCAAGAAACTCCTGAATCACCATAGCCTCTTGCCGGTTCGGTACATTCATGGGTCAAAGATCCATTCCTCACCACCGACTTCTGCCCAGGCCTTAATCAGAAGGTCGGATAATGTATCACATTTGTGCCGCCAAAAAGAAGATTCAAAGCCTCCGCAACTGATATATTTGCCTCCATTCCCAGGGCACCCTCTGCCGGGAAGAAAATCAAACTCGGCTACGTATGTCACAGCCATCAGCTGGCTAAAATATTACTTTGATGATATTCATCCACATGTCATCCAAACCTTTTTCAATCGGGGCCTT GTTCATATGGAATGTCTTGATTCAAGCCACTCATCAGGATGCTGCGTAAGGCAAGCAATGCTCGCAAAGAAG GTTAGACATAATGAGGTCATGGAGGTCGGTGCTAGAATTTCGGTGCCTGTTTCAATCGCTGAAAGTCAAATTTCCAAGAGATTTGATGTTATTCCGAGCGGGACATTGTATCCAAATGCTGATGAGATTGACTACTTGCAAAGAATTGTGAAGTACAAG GACTCTGCTGTGTTAGTGTTAAACAAACCTCCTAAACTGCCAGTAAAG GGAAACCTGCCTGTTCATAACAGCATGGATGCTTTGGCAGCTGCAGCATTGTCATATGATTATGATGAGGGCCCGAAGTTG GTGCATCGTCTTGACAGGGAAAGTAGCGGCCTCCTGCTTTTTGGAAGAACAAAGGAGAGCATTTTCTATCTTCAACAGTTGTTCAATGGTGTTCGAAATGCAGACTCCATGTTTAAG GTTTTGAACTGTTCTAATAAGACAGTCTATCAGAGATATTGGGCATTGGTCATAGGTTCCCCGAAGCAACCAGAAGGCTTAATTTGTGCCCCGCTGACAAAG GTACTTGTAGATGATGGAGAAACTGACAGGGTTATTCTGGCTCATAACTCTGGTTTAGAAGCTTCCCAAGAGGCGATAACTGAATATCGTGTGCTTGGTCCCATGATCAATGGATGCTCTTGGATTGAGTTGTGCCCACGTACAAGCTGCAGACATCAG CTTCGAGTGCACTGTGCTGAGGCTCTTGGTACTCCCATAGTTGGTGACTACAGGTATGGTTGGTTCGTTCACAGAAGATGGAAGCAAATGCCCAGAGTTGATTTCGAACCGAACACTGGAGAACCTTACAGATTGAAGCGGCCTGAAGGTCTGGATGTTCAAAGAGGCAGTGTCTTATCAAAAGTTCCCCTTCTGCATTTGCATTGCAGGGAAATGGTGCTACCTAACATTGCAAAGTTAATCAATCTTAACAAGCAAAAATTCAGAAAATCTGTTGCAAACTCTGAGCAAGATTCAAAACCAGATATCCTGCGTATCGTGGCGCCAATGCCTTCTCATATGAAAATTAGTTGGAATCTAATGTCCTCCTATTTGGTTTAG
- the LOC140880142 gene encoding telomere repeat-binding protein 4-like — protein sequence MVSKKRLDDKFNGFQVPVIPRAPRSIRRKGRTCKKLVEDNELCPFELLAAVAGKLLQESESSACSNAGEGKGQLGIGRDGFVGGQHGNPSKLEGFDHGSCAESVFVQEVSVQECNLLSDLEGFPSEGNAPILECSFVHASSGLLKNVDSDIKLGLCDGKTDDRFNNKMENGPESQSDDNKNHISDVSVATPSIVKDPAAESVNTNVLINSDSNVQLPLYRDPVTGAFLSNHWNNVKLGSSDDDEYSFGCNKPSTKIRSFRPQPWNGNRRIRKMLTSKYWKVAPKLKDCDLYNSGERMRSFYRYRKNIYARERYQRAPIKKRKLFDHRFTIAYDQKASSESISSSPEKRASGLPASVKGYQKVKDSRVKFSIKSFRVPELYIEVPETTTVGSLKRTVLEAFTAILSGGIRVGVVLQGKKVRDENRTLQQAGISESCNLDTLDFTLEPRLSNLSSSMTQKKLPLVLPCEGDADQQLPRSPTTTDFGSGISSSSDVPVDTKLDTNVDNRKPISSPETPTNALTDGSIPDLMALVPVDPMNVDSLALVPVNPKLKRGEASQRRTRRPFSVSEVEALVEAVENLGTGRWRDVKKRAFEDADHRTYVDLKDKWKTLVHTASISPQQRRGEPVPQELLNRVLSAHSYWSQHQCKQQHGKSSMERLKIVDDIRGEMVGA from the exons ATGGTGTCAAAGAAGAGGTTGGATGATAAGTTTAATGGCTTCCAAGTTCCAGTTATTCCTAGGGCTCCTAGATCGATTCGG AGGAAAGGCCGCACATGCAAGAAATTGGTGGAAGACAATGAACTTTGCCCCTTTGAACTACTTGCAGCTGTAGCTGGAAAGTTATTGCAGGAGAGTGAAAGCTCTGCTTGCAGTAATGCAGGCGAAGGGAAAGGGCAGCTTGGAATTGGTCGAGATGGTTTTGTTGGGGGACAACATGGTAACCCTTCGAAATTAGAGGGCTTTGACCATGGAAGTTGTGCTGAGAGTGTGTTTGTTCAGGAAGTTTCTGTTCAGGAGTGTAATCTCTTGTCCGATTTAGAGGGATTTCCATCTGAGGGAAATGCTCCCATTTTGGAATGCTCTTTTGTACATGCAAGCTCGGGCTTACTCAAGAATGTTGATTCAGATATTAAGCTAGGATTGTGTGATGGCAAGACTGATGATAGGTTTAATAACAAAATGGAGAATGGACCAGAATCGCAGTCAGATGATAACAAAAATCATATTAGCGACGTATCTGTGGCTACCCCATCGATTGTAAAGGATCCAGCTGCAGAATCTGTGAATACTAATGTACTGATTAATTCAGATAGCAATGTACAGTTGCCCTTGTACCGGGACCCCGTCACTGGGGCTTTCTTAAGTAACCACTGGAATAATGTAAAGTTAGGAAGTAGTGATGATGACGAATATTCTTTTGGGTGCAATAAACCTAGCACCAAGATTAGGTCCTTTAGGCCACAACCATGGAATGGAAACCGTAGGATAAGGAAGATGTTGACATCCAAATACTGGAAAGTAGCTCCAAAACTGAAGGATTGTGATCTTTACAACTCTG GTGAGAGAATGAGGTCCTTCTACAGATACAGGAAGAACATTTATGCACGAGAAAGGTATCAAAGAGCACCTATTAAGAAAAGGAAACTATTTGATCATCGCTTTACCATTGCCTATGATCAGAAGGCCAGCAGTGAAAGTATCTCCAGTTCCCCTGAAAAGCGAG CAAGTGGACTGCCAGCTTCAGTGAAAGGTTACCAGAAAGTAAAGGATTCTCGTG TGAAATTTAGCATCAAGTCTTTCAGGGTCCCAGAACTTTATATTGAAGTCCCTGAAACTACAACTGTTGGTTCGCTGAAG AGAACTGTATTGGAGGCTTTTACTGCTATACTTAGTGGTGGAATACGAGTAGGGGTGGTTCTTCAAGGAAAGAAGGTCCGAGATGAGAATAGAACTCTGCAGCAGGCTGGTATTTCCGAGAGTTGCAATCTTGATACTCTCGATTTTACATTAGAGCCAAGGTTGTCAAATCTTTCATCATCCATGACACAGAAGAAGCTTCCCCTCGTATTGCCATGTGAAGGTGATGCTGATCAACAGTTACCTAG GTCTCCCACCACTACAGACTTTGGTTCGGGGATTTCGAGTTCCTCCGATGTTCCAGTTGATACTAAGTTGGATACTAATGTTGATAACAGAAAGCCTATCTCCTCTCCAGAGACCCCTACTAACGCACTGACAGATGGTTCAATTCCCGATTTGATGGCATTGGTTCCAGTCGATCCAATGAATGTGGATTCACTAGCATTAGTTCCAGTGAACCCGAAACTTAAACGCGGTGAAGCTTCGCAGCGTCGAACAAGGAGACCGTTTTCCGTATCAGAGGTGGAAGCCCTGGTTGAGGCGGTTGAAAATCTTGGGACAGGAAG GTGGCGCGACGTTAAAAAGCGTGCTTTTGAGGATGCGGATCATAGAACCTATGTTGATTTGAAG GATAAATGGAAAACCTTGGTTCACACGGCTAGCATATCCCCTCAGCAAAGACGTGGTGAACCAGTGCCACAGGAGCTCTTAAACCGAGTCTTATCCGCCCACAGTTACTGGTCTCAGCATCAGTGTAAGCAGCAGCATGGAAAGAGTTCGATGGAGCGCCTTAAAATCGTCGATGATATCCGTGGTGAAATGGTCGGGGCATGA